The Humulus lupulus chromosome 7, drHumLupu1.1, whole genome shotgun sequence region TCAATAGAATTAATTATTtctaaaattagtattttttaaataataaaaaagttatatAGTTTTTTGTATCTTagttaaatattatatttgatttattttaaaacattcgtaatttttattttacaaaactaaatatcTATATCGTcttggttatttttttttataataaaatctcttatttttttttaattgtaattcatttgttatatttttattattaaactaaaactataatgataagtaaaatattcaaTAAGAAGAAAATTAGTGTATAACATTTCATAAAATGCGTTAAAACACTCTCAATGGATGGTCCAAAATAACTAAATAGGTAAAATTATACCAAAATATACTAAAATGAGTCTTCAATAGATGCTTTATCCTTCAAAAAATTTTACCTTCATTTATAGTACATAGCTATATTTATAACACACTATTCATCTATGTaaacatataatattaatttttcatATTCTTTCTTACATTATTCACaagcacataaaatcatacacaCAAATATGTAAATATgcttttctccttttttttttatatatttatatatagttatatacctagtaaatgagttttatttatattttataatattattatattttattttttaataaatttttattgttatttttttatgggtagtattataatataattatgtgatataatatatgggtagactttataaatattaaaagatattatgatattattgataattaaagaaaatatttaaaattaatagaaaatatttaaaaatatagtatttaaatgttatagaaaaaaaatagaaaagctGAAATATGGTGTAAAAGTTAgagataaaatagaaaaaaaatgtgttttgaagatgtattttaaaaaatgaaatagAACATCCATGTGTTCTTACAGCAAATATCTTTTAGTTTCAATTTTTAGTATAAACAAATTGATGACTAAAATTAGTTTGAGTGTTAGTATTGATAGAATTTGTAAAATAAAATACTATTATCAAGAATTCAAAATAGAAggtgaaaataaaatttaactaaaCATTGACCCGAATTAATATTTGTTTCCCAAAAAGAAAAGGCAAACTAATATGTTTAAAGGGAAACTGAAGAAATTTTCGATATAACAAGAGATTTATTTTCTGGAATAGGTATTTTCGATATAACAGAAAGAAAACAACAATTTGTTGTTTTCTCTTTTGCTGAAGGATTTTAACTTAGtttttaaaaatgattttttttattttctaaaacaagTGTGCCAATTAAGTTTTCATTGctgttatcattttttaaaatctgaaaatgataaaattgttTTTGAATCCCCTACTAATCACACCTTTATTGTCTGGAGTAGGTATTTGACCGATAATGAGATTACTAGAAAAAATTAGAAACTAATAATTAGGAtaaggccaaaaaaaaaaaaaaagaaaagggaattAATAATAGCGCGTGTGTATGCGTGACGTGTGCGAGTGAAATGCGACTTGGGGAGTATAAAGAAGGTTTCTAGAATAGTCAACAGAACATAGCATAGAATAGCAAATAGCATTAAAGAAGAGAACAAAGCTTGCAACTTCCATTAGCTCACCGCAAACGACTACATTCCAAAGATATATTCCTTCTTGAACGCGGTGGGTGATACTCACGCGGTGACGCACGTACCAACGAAAGCGGCAATCACTCTACACCTTAAGTTAAATTTACCCAAAACCCCTTACTATTCGCTTTCTTAGCCCTCAAGAAAACACGCCACCATGTTTACGACTATACCCCTCAGCTTTTCTAATCACCAATCAAGTCAAACTTTCTCAGCTCAACCCatccctatatatataaatataatccaCCCAAACTCACTCCAACACCATTTCATTTCGTTCATATTCTTTTTTCTTCGCATTCACTTTCCAAAGCTACTTCTCCGTCAAAAGCCCccccaaaaaaagaaaaaaacttccCGAATTTACTTCTTCTTCGATAATAGTAAACCAAAAAACAGACAGAAAAACAGAAAAGAATCATGGTGTTGAAGAGGGAAAGAGACCACACTTTTGGTAATGATGATATTCATAGTTATCGTAGGATTGAGTCGAGCCTGGACATGGCTAATTGCTTGATGTTATTGTCAAAAGTTGGCCAAACAGACTCCGATGTCGTCGACACCGATATTTATACCAGAAAATTAGAGTCGTCGCCGTCGTCGGAGCGCGTGTTCGCTTGCAAGACTTGTAACCGAACGTTCCCGTCGTTTCAAGCGCTGGGTGGCCACAGTGCCAGCCACAAGAAACCGAAGCTGTCCGATGCGGACAACCAAGGCATACCCCAGCCACCGCCCAAGCCCAAGACCCACGAGTGCTCCATATGCGGGCTCGAGTTCGCACTTGGACAAGCACTTGGTGGTCATATGAGGAGACACAGACAAGGTGCGGCCCATAATGGTCGTGAACAACACGCCCTGGTGCCGGTTTTGAAGAAATCGAATAGCAGCAAGAGAGTTTGCGTGGATTTGGACCTGGATTTACATTTGGCGCCTCCCGGGAATTTTTATGATTTGAAGGTGCAGTTCAAGGCTCCTCCCACCTTGGAATGTTTTCTGCCGAGATATATTTACAATTAGCCATGTGTTGATATAGGATTTGGATCGAGTCGTAGTTGCGGATTTTCACagtttatttattgatttattttcattgaattgaCTCATGTTCATATTAGAAATTCATTGGATTctttttttctttgaattataccGGCCGTTTAATGATTTGATTTCTCCAGTTTTTTTCTTAATTTCATATTAACTACTGCTATATTTGACTAGATATGCTAATTATAATTCATTAACATAGATAATATCGAATCTCCATCAATAGTTTCCCAacttgaaagaaaagaaaattagaagAAAGAGATATTACCTTTCGTTGTTTGAAAGTTTGATTTCCTTTATAAAATATGGATCGTATAAGAATAATAAAAGATTAGAGAAAATAAAAAGTTCCGCTTTTGACGTTAAGAATATAGCAATAAATCTTTGGTTTCCTTTCTCTTGTTTTAGCTAGCCAATTTACATTAAATTACGCAAAACTTAATAAGCTATATTAAACTAAGTCTTGTGATAGTTAACCAGCTAAAAATTTAAGCttttttctatttaatttaactacaaattaattaatttataataataacaaCTTGAAAATGTAATTAATAAAGTAAAAAAGTGTGCATTCAAAATGAAGATTGGAATTTGGGTACCTCTTTTTATAAGGAGAAGTAgattatacaatttttttttctaaaattataactGTCCTACAGTAACTACGTGCTG contains the following coding sequences:
- the LOC133791022 gene encoding zinc finger protein ZAT12, with the protein product MVLKRERDHTFGNDDIHSYRRIESSLDMANCLMLLSKVGQTDSDVVDTDIYTRKLESSPSSERVFACKTCNRTFPSFQALGGHSASHKKPKLSDADNQGIPQPPPKPKTHECSICGLEFALGQALGGHMRRHRQGAAHNGREQHALVPVLKKSNSSKRVCVDLDLDLHLAPPGNFYDLKVQFKAPPTLECFLPRYIYN